The sequence below is a genomic window from Sporanaerobacter acetigenes DSM 13106.
TAATTGTTGCCGAATTTAGAACCCTTTTTACATCATCATAATTTATTTCTCTGTCTTCTCCAGATACTGCTATTATACCTTTGTTCCTTATGAGCTTTGTATATCCACCTGGTATATTTACATAAGTATCAAATACCTCGGCATCTGCCATGTTTTCAGCCTGCTCCAAAGCGTAATTTATAGCATTGGAAGTTGACTCAATATCCACAACTACGCCTTTTTTTATTCCCTCGCAAGGGCAATTTCCAACTCCAACTATTTGAAGCTGACCATTCCTATCTATCTGGCCAATGATAACACAAACCTTGGACGTTCCCAAATCAATGGAGGTAATATATTCACCCATAAGTATGCCCCCTTTGGACAAAAAAACAATAGCCTTTTAAAAAGTATATCATTTTTTTGATTGTTTTGGTATAAAAACATATTATTGTTTCTCTTTGTTTTTAAATAAAAGAAGTCTTCTAATAGTAGCAAAGTTTTCAAATAATCTGCTGCCAAAAGTAAAAATTGCAGCATAGTATAGAGGTACTCCCAATCGATCTCCAATATAAGCCAAAAAAGCTGCTAGTATTGCATTTCCAAAAAAACCTGATATGAATATTTTTACATCAAACTTATCCTCTAAATTAGCTCTTACTCCTCCAAAAACCGAGTCAAGGCAAGCCAAAATTGCAACGGATACATATAGTGCATAAGTTGGACTATATGTTATTGGCAAAAGCAAACCCACTACAACACCTATTAAAGTACCAATTATTGCATAAAACAATTTAATCACCTTCTTTTATTGGTTTCGCATAATAAAAACTAAAATATCCAGAATATGCAGGAATGTGAATTTTATCTTCTACAGTTGATTCTATAGATATTTTATATACATTTTTCAATGTATATCCAAAAGTCCCAGGTGCATTTATCGCAGCATATAATTGTTTAGAATTTCCAATAGCTTTTATAACAAAAGGGCTTCCCAAACTCTTTCCATTAACTCTTATGATAGGCCCTCCACACTTTATTTCAGACATGGGCATAACCCTTTGACCATTTATACTAATTGCTTCAGCACCTGCTACCCTCAAATCGTTTAAAATTTCAAGTATATCTGCATCATGGATAACATCATCTTTAATCTCTGAACCTACTACTTCGATATTTTGATTGTCTTGCATTTTTATAACTATACCAGGGCCCTCCATATCAGTAAAACCTGCTATAACTTTATTTTTGTTTGATTCTTCTACAAGTAGTTCCTGCATATCTTCCCCTTTATAGTTAAATTCTTCTAATTTTTTTAATTCCCCTTGTTTTTCTTTAATAAGCAATTTTAATTCCTCTATCTCTTTTTCAGAATTAATTATCTCATTTTTTTTAATCTGTATGGATTTTAAAGTAACTAAATTATAGCTTTCAACATGTTGCTTCATCTGGACCACTAACATAAAACCTAACAATATACTAAAAGATAATAGTATTATATTTACATTGCCCTTTCTCTTCATATTCATCCCCCTAGGGTTATTTAGCTATTTCAGGTAATGGCTTTGCATAAGTAAACTCTTTGGTTTTTTTATATTTAGAAATCATAATATTCTTTTCCTGTTTAATTTGAACAATATAATCAGTATAATATTCCAAATGCCACAATATTCCTCCCTTTAGTGCTAAAGAAGACTCTAACAATGCTGGATCTCCAATGGCTTTAATAACTATAGGCGGACTTATAGACACTCCATTTATTTCAATATGATTCCCTACTCTAACTATCTCAGTGTAAGCTGTATATCTTTGATCATTTATAGATATTGCTTCTGCTTCAGAGGCATTTAATGCACTAATAATTTGTAGCAATATGTCTAATTCATCTACTATACTCGATTCTTCTCCAAACTGCACATCCATAGGAGGATCATTTATTTCTAAAACTATTCCTGGTCCTTCTACATCTGAATATCCTGAAAACATTCTATACTTCTCCAAATCTTTGTATAGATTTTCTGTATATACACTTTTATCTGCCTCATTTTTCTCATATTTATTTATTTTACTTTCTACATCACTTAACTCTCTAGTTAAGGCTTCTTTTTCATCTTGCAGCTTTTTCAATTCTAAACCTAACTGTTGAGCCCTTTGGGTAGGTAATAACCCTTCACCTACTGTTTCATTTACAGTTTTAATTTGTATAGCTAAAACAATTCCAAGAAATACACATACCAGCATAATTGCTATTTGACCTTTATTGTTCTTCATTTGAATCCTCCCGCTCATTATCAGTTACGACAATAGGATTTTCTCCTTTATTTAAATAAATATATTTACAAGGAATACCTTTTTCATTTAAATCATTTAAAATTTCTTTTATATACCTTAATTTATATTCTACATTATTTAATGGTCCAAAATCAACAAGAACACCATCCCTCAATTCCATAATAATGTTTTCATTGTTAGAAACATCAATGGTATTTATTTCTTTTAACAAATTCGTCTTATTGCTAATATCTATAAAGCCTAATATACTATCTACAAATTCTTCATTTTCACTCGTTATCTTATACCCTACATCTGGTTTATCTATATTGGCACCTTTCAACACAGTTAATTTGTTGTTGGGCTCTGAATTGATCTTGAGCACAATTCCATCAACATCTAAATAAACATTTGAACCCCCATGAGCTAATATAAATTTTTCATTTCTTTCTTCTATTTCAATGATTAATTTATTTGGAAGTCTTCGTCTCACAACTGCTTCTTTTATATAAGGATGTTTTTTTAAACTTTTCTCAATTTCGCCAATATTTACTTTAAAAATATTTTCTTTCATTGGATTTCCAGAGGCCTTGATTATCTTATCATTAGAAATTTTTTTATTCCCAATGATTTCGATATTAGATATATTGAAAAAAGTTGTCTTAAAAGAAACTAACAAAAATGTTCCAAATAGCAACAATAAAATTATAAATGCAATTTTTCTTCTCTTCTTTTTAATTCTTTTGTCTATTCTTTCCTCTTTACCCATAAGTGCACCACCTATAATAGCTTGTCCGTTCGTATCATAGCAGCAAAATGCTGCTATTTCACCTTTTCAATATCTGCCCCTAGTTCTCTTAATTTTAAGTCAAAATCTTCATATCCTCTTTCTATATGACATATATTGTCTACCTCTGTAGTTCCCTTAGCTGTAAGGCCTGCTAAAACTAAACTTGCTCCACCTCTTAAATCCTTTGATTTCACTTTTGCCCCCGTCAATTCCTTTACACCTTTAACTACAGCTACACGACCTATGATTTTAATATTTGCTCCCATACGTATAAGCTCTTCTGCATGTTTAAATCTATTTTCAAAAACTGTTTCCGAAATAATACTTGTACCATTTGCTATACTTAATAAGGCCATCATTTGAGCCTGCATATCCGTTGGAAATCCTGGATAAGGCAATGTTTGAACCATTTCTATGGAATTTAGCTTTTTTGGGCCAACAATTTTTAAAGAATTAGAATCATAATAAACTAAAGAACCAGCTTCTTTTAATTTAGCTACAATTGCTTGAATATAATCTATTTCAATATTTTTCAAAACCACTTCTCCACCTGTTATTGTAGAAGCCGCCATATAAGTACCTGCAACTATTCGATCTGAAATTATTGTATGCTTTACATCTTTAAATTTGTCTACACCTTCAATTTTTATAATACTAGTACCTGCTCCTGAAACTTTAGCTCCACATTTATTTAAATAAGTTTGTAAATCTATAATCTCTGGTTCTCTCGCAGCATTTCTAATGATTGTAGTTCCCTTTGCCTTTACAGCAGCAAGTATTGTATTTTCAGTAGCCCCTACACTTGGATAATCAAGTTGAATTTCACATCCCTGTAGTTTTTCACATTTACAATGAAGAAAGCCATGTGATTCTTCTATTGTTACCCCCATTTCTTTTAAAGCTTTTAAATGTAAATCTATAGGTCTTGGTCCTATCTCGCATCCACCTGGATAGCTTATTATAACTTCTCCACATCTAGAAAGCATTGCTCCCATAAGTATTATAGAGGAACGCATCTCTCTTACTAAATCATCAGGAATAACAAAACTATTCAATTGCCTTGAATCGACATATATAATATTATCCATTCTATCTACTACACAACCAATAGAAAGTAATATTTTTTCCATTATTTCTACATCTCTTAAATTAGGAGTATTAAATATGGTACTCCTATTTTGACCAACAACTGTAGCAGCTAGAATAGGTAGTACCGCATTTTTTGCACCAGAAATATTAACCTCTCCTGCTAGCTTTTTCCCTCCATTAATTATATATTTACCCATTATCACACCTCCAGAATATGCAACAACTATGTATAACATATATTTACATTGTATGCATATCCTAAAAAAGGTGTTACAGAGAAATTACTTTATCATGTCATCTATCATATCGGCAATTTTATTGACTGCATTTATCTTTCCCATCTTCTTACTATTTTGCGCCATATCTTTTAACTTTCCCTTATCATTTAAGAGTTCCAAAACAAATTCATTTAGACTTTCTCCTGTTAAATCTTTTTCTAGAATAACCAGACTTGCACCTTGTTTTTCAAGAGCACGAGCATTATATTCTTGATGGTTTTCAGCAGTATAAGCTTTAGGAATTATAATGCTTGGAACACCTATAGCTGTAATTTCTGAAAGAGTTATAGCTCCAGCACTAGTAATAACTAAATCTGCAAGATTTAAACCTTTTGGCATATCAAAAAAATAAGGCAATACTTTTATATTATCTTTGATAACTATTTTATCCTGACTTAGCTTTTGAATGAAATCATCATAAAATCTTTTCCCAGTTATGTGAAGTATTTGTATATTTGGATTGTCTGTATTTTCACTTATGACATAATACATTGCTTCATTTAATTTTTTTTGGCCGCCACTTCCACCAAAAGAAAGGACAAAAGGAGCATCTGGACTAATTCCAAGTTCTTTATAAGCCCCTTCTCTATCAATTGTAGCTAAACTTTTTCTAACTGGATTCCCTGTAATCACAACTTTTTCAGGATATTTAAAATATTTTTTGGATTCTTCAAAGCTACCTGCTACTTTATCTACATACCTACACAGAATTTTGTTTGTCACTCCTGGAAATGCATTTTGTTCATGAATAAGGGTAGGTATTTTTCTTTTACTAGCTACATAAACTACAGGCCCACAAACATAGCCACCAGTTCCTATGACAACATCTGGTTTAAATTCTTTTATTATTTTTTTAGCATCACCTATTCCAAGAAACAACTCTTTAACAGTCTTAAAAGTATCTTTTGAAAACTTTCTAGGAAAGCCTTGTACTCTTATAGTTTTGAAATTAAATCCTTCTTTTGGAACCAACTCACTTTCCATACCTTTTTCAGTGCCAACATATAGTATATCTGCATCCTTATGTCTTTCTTTAATTTCATTGGCAATAGCTAATGCAGGATAAATATGTCCTCCAGTTCCTCCACCAGTAATTAAAAAATTCATCTATATTCAACTCCTATCTAGTTGTGTATGCCTTGATATATTCAAAAGTATTCCTATAGAACCCATATATAATATAAGAGAAGTACCTCCAGCACTAATAAGGGGCAACGGAATCCCAGTTGTAGGAACAGAAGATGTGACTACTGCTATATGTATCAGAGTTTGTATTGTGATGAGTGCAGTAATACCAGTAGCCAAAAAACATCCAAAAAGATCATCAACATTTAGTGCTATTTTTATACCTCGCCATATGAGCAGTAAAAACAACAATATAACCGTTAAACAACCTAAAAAACCTAATTCCTCACCAATAATAGAAAAAATAAAATCATTATATGGCTCAGGAATATAAAAAAATTTTTGCCTACTCTTTCCCAAACCTAAGCCAAATAATCCTCCAGAACCTAGTGCATAAAGAGATTGAACAGCTTGCCATCCATAATCATTTTTATATAGAAAAGGATCCCTGAATGCAAGCATTCTCATCTTTCTAAATTCTTCTGCCATAATTGCCTTATATATTCCAAAGCCTCCCATGGCCCCCAAAACTACTAAATATACAACTTGTATTCCTGCTACAAATACCATGCTAATCAAAGTCAAGCCCAAAGTAACACTAGTGCTTAAGTCTTTTTGTGCAATTATAAGCCCACATGAAATTCCTATAATGATGAGAGATGGCAGTACACCTTTTTTAAAATCTTTTATTTTGTTCCTATCTTTAGATAAAAAATATGACATATATATTATAGAGCCTATTTTTATTAAGTCTGAAGGCATAAAAGTAGTGAAGCCTATATATACCCATCTTCTAGCCCCGTTAAATTCCCTGCCAAGAGGTGTAAATACCAATAACCCTGATAGCAATGACAAAATGAAAATAGGAGTAGCTATTTTCTCTAATTTTTTATAATTAAAATTCATGAAGAAAAACAAAACAAATAATCCTAATACGCTGGCAATTACCTGTTTCCTTAAAAAATAGTACCCATCTTTCATTTTATATATTGCATCAGGCCAACTAGAACTGAAAACCATAATAATTCCTATGAACACCAATAGGATAGTAGATAAGAGCAAAGTAAAATCACTAGCTCTCTTTTTCGCCATCACTTTTCCTCCTTTAAATCAAAAGCAGCTTTTTTAAAATCCCTGCCCCTTTCTTCGTAACTTTTATACATATCCCAACTTGCACAAGCAGGTGAAAGCAATATTTCATCTCCACTTTTAGCTAGTTCAAAAGACTTATTCACCGCTTCCTTCATATCATTTACTATATATATATTGTTGAAACCATAATTAATTGCAGTTTGTTTGATTTTTTCTTTAGTTTCTCCTAAAAGTATTAAAGCTTTAACCTTCCTATCAAAAGATTTAACAAAATCATCAAATTCATTTCCTTTGTCCATACCACCAGCTATAAGTACAATTGGTCCTTCAAGAGCCTCAACTGCTTTGATACTTGCATCTGGATTAGTTCCTTTTGAATCATTATAAAATTTTATTTTATCTATAGTAGTTACATATTCTATTCTGTGCTCTACCCCTTCAAAAGTTCTCAATACATTAGCCATAGTTGAAATATCTACTCCCATAGCATATCCAATAGCTACACTTCCCAGTGCATTTTCTAAATTGTGCCTACCAGGAATTTTTATTTCCTTCCAAGGCATAACCTTTATTTTTTCGCTACCAGTATTTATAACTATGTAGTCTTCATCTATATATACACCATTATCTAAAGCATTGTTTACACTAAACCATAAAACATTTGAATGTAATTCATTTTTGATACTTCTTAAAATTTCATCATCATAATTTAATACAGTATAGTCTTCGCTATCTTGATTTATAAGTACTTTTTTCTTAGCATCTATATATTTTTCATAGGAACCATGCCAATTTATATGATCAGGAGTAATATTTATAATAAGACTCACCTTAGGTTTAAAGCATTTTGTGCTTTCCAATTGAAAACTACTAGTTTCTATAACAAATATATCATCAGCACTTGAATTTACTGCTTCCCAAAGTATTCCCACACCAATATTTCCAACTACATGACATGAATATCCAGCATTCTTAAAAAATTCACCCGTTAGAGTAGTTGTTGTAGTTTTGCCATTCGTACCGGTAATAGCTACAAACTTATTTTCAGGTATCAATCTATAAGCAAGTTCTATATCAGTCATAACTTCGATATTAAGTCCCTCAGCTTTTTGTATAATAGGTAATCCTAGTGGAATTCCAGGACTTTTTATGATCAAATCTACATCTTCTAATGGTACATCATTTGTTCCTAAATACAATTTAGCTCCATAAGAATCTATCTCTTCTAGAAAATCCTTTAATTCTTCTTCTTTTTTTGTATCACTTATAATAATACTTGCTCCCAATTTGTTCAAAGCTTTAACAGTAGAAACTCCACTAATTCCTAATCCTAAAATAAGTACATTTTTATTTTTCAAATTCATTTCAAACACCTAGCTTTCTAATTTAATTTACACTTACA
It includes:
- a CDS encoding DUF881 domain-containing protein translates to MKRKGNVNIILLSFSILLGFMLVVQMKQHVESYNLVTLKSIQIKKNEIINSEKEIEELKLLIKEKQGELKKLEEFNYKGEDMQELLVEESNKNKVIAGFTDMEGPGIVIKMQDNQNIEVVGSEIKDDVIHDADILEILNDLRVAGAEAISINGQRVMPMSEIKCGGPIIRVNGKSLGSPFVIKAIGNSKQLYAAINAPGTFGYTLKNVYKISIESTVEDKIHIPAYSGYFSFYYAKPIKEGD
- a CDS encoding DUF881 domain-containing protein, producing MKNNKGQIAIMLVCVFLGIVLAIQIKTVNETVGEGLLPTQRAQQLGLELKKLQDEKEALTRELSDVESKINKYEKNEADKSVYTENLYKDLEKYRMFSGYSDVEGPGIVLEINDPPMDVQFGEESSIVDELDILLQIISALNASEAEAISINDQRYTAYTEIVRVGNHIEINGVSISPPIVIKAIGDPALLESSLALKGGILWHLEYYTDYIVQIKQEKNIMISKYKKTKEFTYAKPLPEIAK
- a CDS encoding cell division protein FtsQ/DivIB; this encodes MGKEERIDKRIKKKRRKIAFIILLLLFGTFLLVSFKTTFFNISNIEIIGNKKISNDKIIKASGNPMKENIFKVNIGEIEKSLKKHPYIKEAVVRRRLPNKLIIEIEERNEKFILAHGGSNVYLDVDGIVLKINSEPNNKLTVLKGANIDKPDVGYKITSENEEFVDSILGFIDISNKTNLLKEINTIDVSNNENIIMELRDGVLVDFGPLNNVEYKLRYIKEILNDLNEKGIPCKYIYLNKGENPIVVTDNEREDSNEEQ
- the murA gene encoding UDP-N-acetylglucosamine 1-carboxyvinyltransferase, yielding MGKYIINGGKKLAGEVNISGAKNAVLPILAATVVGQNRSTIFNTPNLRDVEIMEKILLSIGCVVDRMDNIIYVDSRQLNSFVIPDDLVREMRSSIILMGAMLSRCGEVIISYPGGCEIGPRPIDLHLKALKEMGVTIEESHGFLHCKCEKLQGCEIQLDYPSVGATENTILAAVKAKGTTIIRNAAREPEIIDLQTYLNKCGAKVSGAGTSIIKIEGVDKFKDVKHTIISDRIVAGTYMAASTITGGEVVLKNIEIDYIQAIVAKLKEAGSLVYYDSNSLKIVGPKKLNSIEMVQTLPYPGFPTDMQAQMMALLSIANGTSIISETVFENRFKHAEELIRMGANIKIIGRVAVVKGVKELTGAKVKSKDLRGGASLVLAGLTAKGTTEVDNICHIERGYEDFDLKLRELGADIEKVK
- the murG gene encoding undecaprenyldiphospho-muramoylpentapeptide beta-N-acetylglucosaminyltransferase codes for the protein MNFLITGGGTGGHIYPALAIANEIKERHKDADILYVGTEKGMESELVPKEGFNFKTIRVQGFPRKFSKDTFKTVKELFLGIGDAKKIIKEFKPDVVIGTGGYVCGPVVYVASKRKIPTLIHEQNAFPGVTNKILCRYVDKVAGSFEESKKYFKYPEKVVITGNPVRKSLATIDREGAYKELGISPDAPFVLSFGGSGGQKKLNEAMYYVISENTDNPNIQILHITGKRFYDDFIQKLSQDKIVIKDNIKVLPYFFDMPKGLNLADLVITSAGAITLSEITAIGVPSIIIPKAYTAENHQEYNARALEKQGASLVILEKDLTGESLNEFVLELLNDKGKLKDMAQNSKKMGKINAVNKIADMIDDMIK
- the ftsW gene encoding putative lipid II flippase FtsW; amino-acid sequence: MAKKRASDFTLLLSTILLVFIGIIMVFSSSWPDAIYKMKDGYYFLRKQVIASVLGLFVLFFFMNFNYKKLEKIATPIFILSLLSGLLVFTPLGREFNGARRWVYIGFTTFMPSDLIKIGSIIYMSYFLSKDRNKIKDFKKGVLPSLIIIGISCGLIIAQKDLSTSVTLGLTLISMVFVAGIQVVYLVVLGAMGGFGIYKAIMAEEFRKMRMLAFRDPFLYKNDYGWQAVQSLYALGSGGLFGLGLGKSRQKFFYIPEPYNDFIFSIIGEELGFLGCLTVILLFLLLIWRGIKIALNVDDLFGCFLATGITALITIQTLIHIAVVTSSVPTTGIPLPLISAGGTSLILYMGSIGILLNISRHTQLDRS
- the murD gene encoding UDP-N-acetylmuramoyl-L-alanine--D-glutamate ligase, coding for MNLKNKNVLILGLGISGVSTVKALNKLGASIIISDTKKEEELKDFLEEIDSYGAKLYLGTNDVPLEDVDLIIKSPGIPLGLPIIQKAEGLNIEVMTDIELAYRLIPENKFVAITGTNGKTTTTTLTGEFFKNAGYSCHVVGNIGVGILWEAVNSSADDIFVIETSSFQLESTKCFKPKVSLIINITPDHINWHGSYEKYIDAKKKVLINQDSEDYTVLNYDDEILRSIKNELHSNVLWFSVNNALDNGVYIDEDYIVINTGSEKIKVMPWKEIKIPGRHNLENALGSVAIGYAMGVDISTMANVLRTFEGVEHRIEYVTTIDKIKFYNDSKGTNPDASIKAVEALEGPIVLIAGGMDKGNEFDDFVKSFDRKVKALILLGETKEKIKQTAINYGFNNIYIVNDMKEAVNKSFELAKSGDEILLSPACASWDMYKSYEERGRDFKKAAFDLKEEK